From Salarias fasciatus chromosome 5, fSalaFa1.1, whole genome shotgun sequence, a single genomic window includes:
- the cav3 gene encoding caveolin-3, protein MADQYQYNTNEEKIVKDSHTKEIDLINRDPKQINEDVVKVEFEDVIAEPDGTHSLDGVWKLSYTTFTVSKYWCYRILSAVFGIPVALLWGFLFACISFCHIWAVVPCIKSCLIESQCISRIYSLCIQTFCDPFFEALGKIFSSVRVALRKEV, encoded by the exons ATGGCGGATCAGTACCAGTACAACACCAACGAGGAGAAGATTGTTAAGGACAGCCACACCAAGGAGATTGATCTAATTAACAGAGACCCCAAGCAGATCAATGAGGACGTGGTTAAG GTGGAGTTTGAGGATGTCATTGCAGAGCCCGATGGAACACACAGCCTGGATGGGGTGTGGAAGCTGAGCTACACCACCTTCACTGTGTCCAAATACTGGTGCTACCGCATCCTGTCTGCTGTGTTCGGTATCCCTGTTGCTCTCCTCTGGGGCTTCCTGTTTGCTTGCATCTCCTTCTGCCACATCTGGGCTGTTGTTCCTTGCATAAAGAGCTGTCTGATTGAGTCACAGTGCATCAGCCGCATCTACTCCCTCTGCATCCAGACCTTCTGTGATCCCTTCTTCGAAGCCCTCGGCAAAATCTTCAGCAGTGTTCGCGTGGCACTGCGCAAAGAAGTCTAA